A genomic stretch from Scheffersomyces stipitis CBS 6054 chromosome 6, complete sequence includes:
- the ARO7 gene encoding ARO7 (Chorismate mutase~go_function chorismate mutase activity~go_process aromatic amino acid family biosynthesis), which translates to MDFTKPETVLDLNNIRQALVRMEDSIVFDLIERSQFFSSPSVYEPNKFKIPNFNGSFLDWALLQMERAHSQIRRYEAPDETPFFPNDLLPTILPSINYPKILANYADEINVNDNIKKFYVEEIVPQISCKEGEQQENLGSVSTQDIECLQAISRRIHFGKFVAEAKYQNDKPLYIKLIKEADVDGIEASITNSAVEQKILERLVIKAESYGVDPSLRYSQNPQSKINPQVIAKLYKDWIIPLTKKVEIDYLLRRLEDEDQSQIEKYV; encoded by the coding sequence ATGGATTTCACAAAGCCCGAAACagttcttgatttgaaCAACATCCGTCAAGCCTTGGTAAGGATGGAGGATTCGATTGTATTTGATCTCATTGAGCGGTCGCAATTCTTCTCGTCGCCATCTGTTTACGAGcccaacaagttcaagattcCCAACTTTAACGGCTCGTTCTTGGACTGGGCTCTTTTACAGATGGAAAGGGCACATTCGCAGATCAGAAGATACGAAGCGCCCGACGAAACTCCCTTCTTTCCTAACGATCTTTTGCCCACTATTCTTCCATCGATTAACTACCCCAAGATCTTGGCAAATTATGCTGACGAAATCAACGTTAAcgacaacatcaagaagttctacGTTGAAGAGATTGTGCCGCAGATCAGCTGTAAAGAAGGAGAGCAACAGGAGAACTTGGGTTCGGTTCTGACTCAGGACATCGAGTGCTTACAGGCTATATCCAGAAGAATCCATTTTGGGAAGTTTGTAGCCGAAGCCAAGTACCAGAACGACAAGCCTTTAtacatcaagttgatcaaggaaGCTGATGTGGACGGCATCGAGGCATCCATCACAAACAGCGCCGTAGAGCAGAAGATCCTCGAGAGATTGGTGATCAAGGCTGAGAGCTACGGTGTGGACCCTTCCTTGAGATACAGCCAAAATCCGCAGAGTAAAATCAATCCACAGGTCATTGCcaagttgtacaaggaTTGGATCATTCCCTTAACCAAGAAGGTAGAAATTGACTACTTGTTGAGAAGACTAGAGGACGAGGACCAGAGccagattgaaaaatacgTCTAG